A portion of the Hydractinia symbiolongicarpus strain clone_291-10 chromosome 10, HSymV2.1, whole genome shotgun sequence genome contains these proteins:
- the LOC130613071 gene encoding E3 ubiquitin-protein ligase HACE1-like, translating into MEAVQRLVRSLKSARSYELPEDPNTAYYMLLTYVMQNQHRTFIDLLGTSNTFDVNFASGKGKRTLLHMAANVGAYECLCHLLKKGAVPDVSDRQGITPLQVAARNGYMRCIIKLLECDADLQIKNNEGMTAIHWLAANGRAEVFSEITKYITNIDVEDDNYQTPLHVACLNGHKSTVIKLLELDASIEKESAHGCTPLYFAAAHGHAEVVQELIQRYATIRSTNDGESPIDVALKGGHGKVCYLLAMKFPNVLGDILQKCLSHDLELPKVLSVLSFLMSQDVSYRNLILRVYSGSLVDKGLKLLSPSSDYQESSRLFLRNVKLLNHVMSFKPKLNESGSTMELVRTRTNSSTSRNTQSFDRHKDYVCPPSNLSEVETVLDSLWMSMSSWMSILQSEMESVPKTPIIDEESPSSSLAASANEAFESDTSNIHSFATHLKRSSTFKRQYSKHSASIERLRLSQPAFEMTLEINENNRNKGTVNNSAREMFVRSDSYHNAMASTSDDFERALSPSGSSVRNEQDLTFRESLSRRESTTEDENFKSIPSKLENNKSTHKGEDTADSQVIELTADRLCAIIQGYHMYCQAVPAWEKSCRNKAVFNSFLRNNEEVLQLLVSRKTQLLFEQFSFLLDDALLFQRFLPAIHAQPFSDRQKWFYERLYDDKKRNSAIIDEQSVINVTRDLLLQTSCQELTEKNQDHLKRNVTVRFHGEDGMGAGVTREWLDLLVKEMLNPDFALFTLSTDGSTFQPNCNSSINPDHLSYFQFAGRIMGIALYHKHLITAYFTRSFYKHILGVPVSYRDVESIDPEYSKNLQWILDNSIDELGLDITFSVETDVFGQTQEVKLKEDGNNILVTDENKYEYVNRAADLRMTKAIKPQIVAFLKGFNEYIPHSLVSLFNEYELELLLSGVPDIDVDDWMKNTSYQAGFTENDETIQSFWNVVKEFTREEQVQLLQFVTGTSRVPWGGFSNLSGATGSQLFTLCRVDGKTNLLPTTSTCFNMLKLPDYKSEKELESKLRIAISCGSLGFEFT; encoded by the exons ATGGAAGCTGTACAAAGGCTTGTCCGATCATTGAAGTCTGCAAGGTCATATGAACTTCCTGAAG ATCCCAACACAGCATATTACATGCTTTTGACATATGTTATGCAAAATCAGCACAG AACGTTCATCGATTTACTTGGAACAAGTAACACATTTGATGTTAATTTTGCTTCTGGAAAGGGAAAACGCACCCTCTTGCATATGGCAGCTAA TGTTGGAGCATACGAATGTTTGTgccatcttttaaaaaaaggtgcTGTTCCTGATGTGTCTGATCGGCAAGGTATAACACCTTTACAAGTCGCTGCAAGAAACGG GTACATGCGCTGCATAATTAAACTTCTTGAATGTGATGCTGATctgcaaattaaaaacaatgagGGAATGACAgct ATTCACTGGCTTGCTGCAAACGGGCGTGCTGAAGTGTTTTCTGAAATTACAAAGTATATTACAAACATTGACGTAGAG GATGATAATTATCAAACTCCACTTCATGTGGCTTGCCTGAATGGTCATAAATCT acTGTTATCAAGTTGCTGGAGCTAGATGCAAGTATTGAGAAGGAGAGTGCTCATGGCTGCACACCATTATATTTTGCTGCAGC CCATGGTCACGCTGAAGTAGTACAGGAGCTTATTCAACGCTATGCCACAATACGATCTACAAATGATGGTGAATCACCAATAGATGTTGCTCTGAAG GGTGGTCATGGAAAAGTGTGCTACTTGCTTGCAATGAAATTTCCAAATGTGTTGGGAGACATTCTACAAAAGTGTTTGTCACATGATTTAGAACTGCCAAAG GTCTTGTCAGTTTTGTCGTTCCTAATGTCTCAAGATGTTTCCTATCGGAATTTAATTCTTCGTGTATATTCCGGAAGTCTTGTCGATAAAGGCTTGAAACTTTTAAGTCCCTCCAGTGACTATCAAGAATCAAGTCgcctttttttaagaaatgtgaAGTTACTTAACCATGTTATGTCATTTAAACCAAaactaaatgaaagtggttctaCTATGGAGCTCGTTAGAACGCGAACGAATTCTAGTACTTCTAGAAATACTCAATCATTTGATCGTCACAAAGACTATGTATGTCCACCGAGCAATCTTTCAGAGGTTGAAACAGTATTAGATAGCTTATGGATGTCCATGTCATCATGGATGTCAATTTTACAAAGTGAGATGGAGAGTGTGCCTAAAACGCCAATCATAGATGAAGAGTCGCCATCATCATCATTAGCAGCATCGGCAAATGAGGCATTTGAATCTGATACGTCTAATATTCACTCTTTCGCTACTCATTTAAAAAGAAGTAGCACGTTCAAAAGGCAATACTCAAAACACTCTGCAAGCATTGAGAGGTTACGGTTGTCTCAGCCAGCCTTCGAGATGACGTTAGAAATCAATGAAAACAATAGAAATAAAGGGACTGTTAACAACTCTGCACGCGAGATGTTCGTTCGTTCCGACAGTTACCATAATGCAATGGCTTCAACAAGTGACGACTTTGAGCGTGCTCTATCACCATCCGGCAGTTCGGTCAGGAATGAACAAGATCTGACATTTAGAGAAAGTTTATCAAGAAGAGAATCAACTACTGAAGATGAAAACTTTAAAAGCATACCTTCGAAATTAGAGAATAATAAATCTACACATAAAGGAGAAGACACTGCTGATTCTCAGGTGATTGAACTGACAGCTGATCGTTTATGTGCCATCATTCAAGGTTATCATATGTACTGTCAAGCCGTTCCGGCCTGGGAGAAAAG TTGCAGAAACAAAGCAGTGTTTAACTCATTTCTTCGTAATAATGAAGAAGTTTTGCAGTTACTTGTATCAAG aAAGACACAGTTGTTATTTGAACAGTTCAGCTTCTTGTTGGATGATGCATTGTTATTTCAAAGATTTCTTCCTGCTATTCACGCTCAA CCATTCAGTGATCGTCAGAAATGGTTTTATGAAAGATTGTATGATGATAAGAAACGTAACAGTGCCATCATAGATGAACAAAGTGTCATCAACGTTACAAGAG ACCTTTTATTACAAACAAGTTGTCAAGAATTGACAGAGAAGAATCAAGACCACTTAAAGAGAAACGTAACAGTTCGTTTTCATGGTGAAGATGGGATG GGTGCAGGAGTGACAAGAGAATGGTTAGATTTACTGGTAAAAGAAATGTTAAATCCCGATTTTGCTTTGTTTACACTTTCAACAGATG GTTCAACATTTCAACCAAACTGCAACTCTTCCATAAATCCTGACCACCTGAGTTACTTTCAATTTGCTGGACGAATCATGGGAATCGCATTGTATCATAAACATCTGATCACTGCTTACTTCACAAGATCATTTTATAAGCATATACTAG gaGTTCCTGTTAGTTATAGAGATGTGGAATCCATTGATCCAGAGTACTCGAAAAATTTGCAA TGGATATTAGACAATTCTATTGATGAGTTGGGTTTGGACATCACATTTTCTGTGGAAACAGATGTATTTGGACAAACACAAGAAGTGAAACTAAAAGAGGATGGAAATAATATTCTAGTTACTGACGAAAATAAG TACGAATATGTAAACCGTGCTGCAGATCTTCGCATGACAAAGGCCATCAAACCACAGATTGTGGCTTTTCTAAAAGGATTCAACGAATATATTCCTCACTCGCTTGTATCTCTCTTTAACGAATACGAATTG GAATTGTTGCTCTCCGGTGTTCCTGATATCGATGTAGATGACTGGATGAAAAACACGTCGTATCAAGCTGGCTTTACTGAAAATGACGAGACAATTCAG AGCTTTTGGAATGTCGTAAAAGAGTTCACACGCGAGGAGCA
- the LOC130613073 gene encoding metabotropic glutamate receptor 1-like codes for MAMKLLWISCFLVFMCSKVKTKCTEDLYRAYLPAASPHKTNVLLVGLFPMFNGENINSFSIASTEAFIYYVKKLNFMLNQKSTMLNMGAVAYDMSCTETSATSHLLDILLNKKFHHFTKFKILAVITSASIKQELDPIKNFMEPYSVPVLVYSKSSMEKDFEVGSPANDHVSFLQPTKDAIRITLIETFFRNEKLRYITIIIEKSDYGKASLVYLEKAFKELNICIAATYDLPTTNKTLKTLAKDMKFEKRSGTVLIWSSRKSEIVTLLSSVHDLGVRNKIWLISTHIDLYSLPSEVLKANTVLILILKLSTTSITDTFLQTYLNMSYKENPWLKYYINNVTHEYKEIINNSLKVKSIKELTPENSVDMMEKSFSITIEAMSTYLQDIGTFLGFLPGRTLPDTLYANLITPIEAEYKKGRIKLKQIIAKNKTQNLTTFKLQNSSFNQVCHEVCLPGYETFFFNQAIKCCWICRKCNIGYHKNETALAPCQRCPVDTGSNLNRTECVAYKKKYRKPSTTDADKIYALSIIGTIVCIFTIAVFIKFRKTPIVRSSDTNKSLIQLTSHMLIFIVILMFTFQPTQFVCMFQPFVIGFLMTITSSVTYIKTRNLLNIFEAKVRLSHSDVILTKVIGISILFILAFLQVIVSVISMSLIPHKHNVERDEIKVLESLRCNNQIYFTFQFVYIKFVALICLLQAFKARKLPENFNETKFIGIAVLVSEVFLLAYIIQNEEGVLTNAVLIFCSNFFLTVIMYGFRVWVMLFQPDKNQPRVFQQQVLESVFEKTYSEHRSRTSSSFV; via the coding sequence ATGGCAATGAAACTTCTCTGGATTTCATGTTTCCTTGTCTTTATGTGCAGCAAAGTGAAAACGAAATGTACAGAAGACCTCTACAGAGCTTACTTACCAGCTGCCTCACCACACAAAACAAATGTCTTACTGGTGGGATTATTTCCCATgtttaatggtgaaaatatcAATTCATTCTCAATAGCATCAACTGAGGCATTCATTTATTATGTTAAAAAACTGAACTTTATGCTGAATCAGAAGAGTACAATGTTAAACATGGGTGCAGTGGCGTATGACATGTCTTGTACAGAAACAAGTGCAACATCTCATTTGTTGGATATTTTGCTGAACAAAAAATTCCACCactttacaaaatttaaaattttggcaGTTATAACATCTGCTTCAATAAAACAAGAGCTAGAtccaataaaaaattttatggAACCATATTCTGTTCCAGTGTTAGTTTATTCGAAGTCAAGCATGGAAAAGGATTTTGAGGTAGGCAGCCCAGCCAATGATCATGTCTCATTCTTGCAACCAACAAAAGATGCAATTCGCATAACTCTTATCGAGACTTTTTTTCGCAATGAAAAGCTACGGTACATAACAATTATAATTGAGAAATCAGACTATGGCAAAGCATCGTTGGTTTATCTCGAAAAAGCATTCAAAGAGCTAAATATATGCATAGCAGCCACATATGATTTACcaacaacaaataaaactttGAAAACACTAGCAAAAGATATGAAATTCGAAAAGAGAAGTGGGACTGTTCTCATATGGAGCTCACGAAAAAGTGAAATAGTAACTCTCCTCTCTTCTGTTCATGACTTAGGTGTCAGAAACAAGATTTGGTTAATAAGCACTCATATTGATCTTTACTCTCTACCATCAGAAGTAttaaaagcaaatacagttcttatcttaattttaaaactgtctaCAACAAGTATCACCgatacatttttacaaacctaTCTAAATATGTCCTACAAAGAAAACCCTTGGTTGAAATATTATATCAACAATGTTACacatgaatacaaagaaataatcaATAACTCtttaaaagttaaatcaatAAAAGAATTGACCCCAGAGAATAGTGTTGACATGATGGAAAAGTCCTTTAGTATTACAATAGAAGCTATGTCGACATATCTTCAAGATATTGGAACGTTTTTGGGTTTCTTACCTGGCCGCACCCTTCCTGATACGCTTTACGCAAATTTAATAACACCTATAGAAGCAGAATATAAGAAAGGtcgaataaaattaaaacaaatcatCGCCAAAAATAAAACTCAAAACTTAACAACTTTTAAACTacaaaattcttcttttaatcAAGTTTGCCATGAGGTTTGCTTGCCAGGTTATGAAACATTCTTTTTCAATCAAGCTATAAAATGTTGCTGGATATGTCGAAAGTGTAATATTGGATACCACAAAAATGAAACAGCACTTGCTCCCTGCCAAAGGTGCCCTGTTGACACAGGGTCTAATTTAAACAGAACAGAGTGCGTAGCTTATAAAAAGAAGTACAGAAAACCATCTACCACTGACGCAGATAAGATATATGCACTCAGCATAATTGGTACAATTGTTTGCATTTTTACCATAGCAGTATTTATTAAATTTCGTAAAACACCAATTGTGCGGTCTTCGGATACAAATAAATCATTGATACAGCTTACAAGTCACATGCTTATATTCATTGTGATTTTAATGTTCACTTTTCAACCTACTCAATTTGTGTGCATGTTTCAACCGTTTGTAATTGGTTTTCTCATGACAATAACTTCTTCAGTGACATACATTAAGACAAGAAATTTATTGAATATTTTTGAAGCTAAAGTTCGACTCTCTCATTCTGATGTAATTCTCACAAAAGTAATTGGAATttcaattttgtttattcttgcTTTTCTACAAGTGATTGTCTCAGTGATTTCGATGTCACTGATCCCACACAAACACAATGTTGAACGAGATGAAATAAAAGTCTTAGAGTCATTACGATGCAACAATCAAATTTATTTCACTTTTCAGTTTGTGTATATCAAGTTTGTAGCACTTATTTGCCTTCTTCAAGCATTTAAAGCCAGAAAGCTCCCTGAAAATTTCAATGAAACAAAATTCATTGGAATTGCAGTCTTGGTGTCAGAAGTTTTTTTACTGGCTTACATTATTCAAAACGAAGAAGGTGTGCTGACAaatgcagttttaattttttgctcaAATTTTTTTCTGACAGTTATCATGTACGGATTTCGAGTATGGGTGATGCTGTTTCAACCAGATAAAAACCAACCAAGGGTATTCCAACAACAAGTTCTCGAATCAGTGTTTGAAAAGACATACAGTGAACATAGGAGTAGAACTTCAAGTTCTTTTGTGTAA